The Nostoc sp. 'Lobaria pulmonaria (5183) cyanobiont' genome window below encodes:
- a CDS encoding GAF domain-containing protein has translation MTIATLDPNSETQPVENEIQIEEILANVAVIKAVFESAKGPKVAQLQQKVSQIEAFIQALAKDSPSDNDQNVRGAFQLQREQLAAIERQMQQAKGQTALLQVTVTALRDVLNADRVLIYRFEEDNRSRAIAEAIQPGWTSLLNQSLPINLFVTTDVGDEQNSLHNLTEVLELTGRQQKFWQRFQVQASLCLPLIVKQQPWGLLVIHHCLEPRQWQEAERSLLQQVGMMLTINLHWAEIVAPPAQQLSSPPQKAESCDRSELLVPFQQVSQAVQEGARIAEFANEHLMSIQDTVAITNKQLQYLGEFCQQASGFVRLVEGLSTKIQILSLNTAIEATKASDRERGLLAAAEQVEILARQARDSTLNIEEWFQELQVAAADVASAIEPCDRQISAGLESIAQIQEQFRAIANIAACTLKSMSKP, from the coding sequence GTGACGATCGCAACCTTAGACCCTAATTCTGAAACCCAGCCTGTTGAAAATGAAATCCAGATAGAAGAAATTTTGGCTAATGTGGCTGTAATCAAAGCAGTCTTTGAATCTGCTAAGGGACCAAAGGTCGCTCAATTGCAGCAGAAGGTGAGTCAAATCGAAGCTTTTATCCAAGCTTTAGCTAAGGATTCGCCCAGTGACAATGATCAAAATGTTCGAGGGGCTTTTCAGCTCCAGCGAGAACAACTTGCAGCCATCGAGCGACAAATGCAGCAGGCAAAAGGTCAAACCGCACTTTTGCAGGTTACAGTCACCGCCCTTCGAGATGTTCTCAACGCTGATCGCGTCCTGATTTATCGTTTTGAGGAAGATAATCGCTCTCGAGCGATCGCTGAAGCTATACAACCGGGTTGGACATCCTTGCTCAACCAATCCCTACCGATAAATTTGTTTGTTACTACCGATGTTGGCGACGAACAAAACTCGCTCCACAACTTAACTGAAGTATTAGAACTAACTGGGCGCCAACAGAAATTTTGGCAACGCTTTCAGGTGCAAGCTAGCCTGTGCTTGCCCTTGATTGTCAAACAACAGCCTTGGGGTTTGTTAGTTATTCATCATTGCCTGGAACCCCGACAATGGCAGGAAGCAGAGCGCAGTTTGCTGCAACAAGTAGGAATGATGTTGACAATTAACTTGCACTGGGCTGAAATAGTAGCTCCACCTGCTCAACAGCTGTCATCACCTCCCCAAAAGGCTGAATCCTGCGATCGGTCTGAGTTACTAGTGCCATTTCAGCAAGTGAGCCAGGCTGTACAAGAAGGAGCAAGAATTGCCGAGTTCGCCAATGAGCATTTAATGTCTATTCAAGATACTGTTGCTATTACTAATAAACAGCTGCAATACCTTGGTGAATTTTGCCAGCAAGCTTCTGGCTTTGTTCGCCTTGTGGAAGGCTTGAGTACCAAAATTCAGATTTTGTCTCTGAATACAGCCATCGAAGCAACAAAAGCTAGCGATCGGGAACGAGGTTTGCTAGCTGCTGCCGAACAGGTGGAAATTCTCGCCCGTCAAGCCCGCGACAGCACGCTCAATATAGAGGAATGGTTCCAGGAACTCCAGGTAGCAGCAGCAGATGTTGCTTCTGCTATCGAACCGTGCGATCGCCAAATCAGTGCGGGGCTGGAGTCAATCGCGCAAATCCAGGAGCAATTCAGAGCGATCGCCAACATCGCTGCTTGTACCCTCAAATCAATGTCGAAGCCATAG
- a CDS encoding GAF domain-containing protein: protein MVMQHNLTPSQSHTNSSNGYKDTDNGHSVDVPAKQQIISTLEEFRTELDQADWVETGPLRERIRKLKELVSVLPYQNGGDGLEVEQVQAIATKIRQFSDLDTLLATAVMEVQSALQVDRVVVYEFTNPTLGIVAAEAMRDGFTPMLKEKLPAITFGLGSAKLYQQEKLAAIADTYTASLSPYQKQLVDRFQVRACLSLPILAKDGVWGLLVVQQCTAARQWQNAEIRLLKLIEQELEVQLQVAVIQATLQQEVEKDQILVGVTNKILQSKDLDTIFRVASQEVRQSLKCDRVAVYRFQPDWSGEFVAESVGSEWVSLLEEQQNNPAIVKNVNYCSVRNLADEGGLAGTTGRSHSADSYIQHTQGKTFHRGQIYRVNNDIYSAGFSDCYIKILEAYQAKAYIIVAIFQGEQLWGLLAAYQNSQPRQWKDSEVRLMVQVASLSSIAIQQLQYQQQLYNRSEESAKIVERERTVFGIIEKIGQATDLRTLFRITTQELRRFLKCDRVVVYQFYPDWSGEIIAESVAAGWSSLLEMQEQDGILKTGLISSERCHVKDYGSPVKLDADTYLKETQGGIYAKGTGFRKVNDIYAAGFSPCYLESLEKFQAKAYIIVPIFRAGNLWGLLAAYQNSDVRKWTEEEIGALLQIGEPLSIALQQAEYIEQLRLKNLEMTQVAEIENALARMADRVRHSQQPETIYRTTLAELRQLFKCDRLAIYRFDSDWSGEFIAESVGSDWVPLVGPDIRTVWEDEHLQQTQGGRYGNNETFVVNDIYTVGHAQCHIDLLEQFQVKAYTIAPIFAGNKLWGLLGAYQNSGSRQWNSEEVRLLTKLGIQLGLSVQQAEYIQELKTKNAELAQAAEEEQLLTAMVEKIRQAQELDTIFQNVLPTLRKQLQCDRLAVFRFNPDWGVEFIAESVKDQWLSLAGSDSKTIWMDEHLQQTQGGRYRNYETFVVDDIYTVGHVQCYLEILEKIQAKAYTIAPIFIGSKLWGFLAAYQNTGPRQWKSKDVQLLRKIAVQIGIGLQQVEYIEQLKKKNAELARTAEGERALTRLAEKIRQVQELDTIFRNALPELRSHLQCDRLAVYRFNPDWGGEFIAESVSREWVALVGPNIKTVWEDEHLQQTQGGRYRNNETFVINDIYTAGHAQCHLKILEQFQIRAYIITPIIAGNKLWGLLGAYQNNGPRQWQDNEVNLVAKIGTQFGVAVQQSQYLQQTLSKNEELIKLAEREVANARFSYRLPSRLTEMAQSHGNVLEFVQFASHELRQLLKVDRVGVYRFESDWSGEFVVESVSGDWPKLVGTSLAKVRDTYLQYNQGGRYARKESLRVDNIYTVGHDECHIQLLEMWGTKAYMISPIFQENRLWGLMGVYQNSAPRQWEQSEEDVLNQTSVQIGVALNLAEYLQQMRIQEQQLAEAAERERTAREKLQQGAIRVLMALEPSFRGDLTVRAPLSEDEIGTIADGYNTTIQSLRDLVRQVQIAAGRVSETSSNNTTSVVKLSDQAQQQAERLEHALEQLQMMVTSTQVVAADAQKVGQAVQRANNTVQAGDSLMERTVDGILEIRETVAETAKKIKRLGEASQKISKVVSLIENFATQTNLLALNAAIEATRAGEYGKGFAVVADEVRSLAYQSASATTEIERLVEEIQNGTNEVTQAMEVGISQVVQGSNLIDETRHSLSAIVAATNEIGGLVQGITQAVSHQSQQSQILTEAMTDVSAIARKTSESAIHISESFEELLMTSQQLETSVSQFKVD from the coding sequence ATGGTAATGCAACACAATCTTACACCCAGCCAATCACACACAAATTCCAGCAACGGTTATAAGGACACCGATAATGGGCATAGCGTTGATGTACCAGCAAAACAGCAAATTATCTCCACTCTCGAAGAATTCCGAACTGAACTGGATCAAGCTGATTGGGTGGAAACAGGGCCATTGCGAGAGAGAATCCGCAAGTTAAAAGAACTGGTAAGTGTGTTGCCATATCAAAACGGAGGAGATGGATTAGAGGTAGAGCAAGTACAGGCGATCGCCACCAAAATCCGCCAATTTTCCGATCTAGATACCTTGCTCGCCACTGCTGTTATGGAGGTACAAAGCGCACTGCAAGTCGATCGCGTGGTGGTGTATGAGTTTACGAATCCGACGCTGGGAATAGTTGCTGCGGAGGCGATGAGGGATGGCTTTACCCCAATGCTGAAGGAAAAACTGCCTGCCATCACTTTTGGGTTAGGTTCTGCCAAGCTTTATCAACAAGAAAAATTAGCAGCGATCGCGGATACCTACACTGCAAGCTTGTCTCCTTACCAAAAGCAGCTCGTAGATCGGTTTCAGGTAAGAGCTTGTTTGAGTTTGCCGATCTTAGCAAAAGATGGGGTTTGGGGTTTGTTGGTAGTGCAGCAATGCACTGCTGCTCGCCAGTGGCAAAATGCTGAAATTCGGTTACTAAAACTAATCGAGCAGGAATTAGAAGTGCAACTGCAAGTTGCCGTGATTCAAGCTACTTTGCAACAAGAAGTGGAAAAAGACCAAATTCTTGTCGGTGTAACAAATAAAATTCTCCAGTCCAAAGATTTGGATACCATCTTTCGCGTTGCCAGCCAAGAAGTGCGACAGTCACTAAAATGCGATCGGGTGGCAGTTTATCGTTTCCAGCCAGATTGGAGTGGGGAATTTGTTGCTGAATCTGTTGGATCTGAGTGGGTTTCTCTGTTAGAAGAACAGCAAAACAACCCAGCAATTGTCAAGAACGTTAACTATTGCAGTGTTAGGAACCTTGCAGACGAAGGGGGATTGGCTGGGACAACAGGGCGATCGCACAGTGCGGATAGCTATATTCAGCACACCCAAGGCAAAACTTTCCATCGTGGACAAATCTATCGAGTTAATAATGATATCTACAGTGCTGGTTTTTCTGACTGCTATATCAAAATTTTAGAAGCCTATCAAGCCAAAGCATACATTATTGTTGCCATCTTCCAGGGAGAACAGTTGTGGGGCTTGCTCGCTGCCTATCAAAATTCTCAGCCTCGTCAGTGGAAAGATAGTGAAGTTCGACTAATGGTGCAGGTTGCATCTCTGTCTAGTATTGCTATTCAACAGTTGCAATATCAGCAACAACTTTATAACCGCTCTGAGGAGTCAGCGAAAATTGTTGAACGAGAACGTACTGTTTTCGGCATCATTGAAAAGATTGGGCAAGCAACGGATCTACGCACCCTTTTCCGCATTACAACCCAAGAGTTGCGGCGATTTTTAAAATGCGATCGCGTTGTCGTTTATCAATTTTATCCAGACTGGAGTGGAGAAATTATCGCTGAATCTGTGGCTGCTGGTTGGTCGTCACTATTGGAGATGCAGGAACAAGACGGCATTTTAAAAACAGGTCTGATATCTTCAGAGCGTTGCCATGTTAAGGATTATGGCTCCCCTGTTAAACTTGATGCCGATACCTATCTGAAGGAAACGCAGGGTGGAATATACGCCAAAGGAACGGGCTTCCGTAAAGTCAACGATATTTATGCTGCTGGTTTTTCACCTTGCTATTTAGAATCATTAGAGAAGTTCCAAGCCAAAGCATACATCATTGTTCCCATCTTCCGCGCTGGTAATCTTTGGGGTTTGTTAGCAGCCTATCAGAATTCTGATGTTCGCAAATGGACTGAGGAAGAGATCGGTGCTTTGTTGCAGATCGGCGAACCGTTGAGCATTGCCCTCCAGCAAGCTGAATATATCGAACAGCTACGGTTAAAAAATCTAGAAATGACACAAGTAGCTGAAATAGAAAACGCGCTTGCACGAATGGCAGATAGAGTGCGTCATTCCCAACAGCCAGAAACAATTTACCGCACTACCTTGGCAGAATTGCGGCAGTTGTTCAAATGCGATCGCCTAGCAATATATCGCTTCGACTCTGACTGGAGTGGTGAATTTATTGCTGAATCTGTAGGAAGTGACTGGGTGCCTCTGGTTGGCCCCGATATCAGAACTGTATGGGAAGACGAACACCTACAACAAACCCAAGGCGGGCGCTATGGCAATAATGAAACTTTTGTCGTCAATGACATCTATACTGTTGGTCATGCCCAGTGCCACATCGACTTGTTGGAGCAGTTCCAGGTTAAAGCTTACACCATCGCTCCTATTTTTGCTGGAAACAAACTTTGGGGTTTGTTAGGAGCTTATCAGAATAGCGGGTCGCGCCAGTGGAATTCCGAGGAGGTGCGATTACTAACCAAATTGGGCATTCAGTTGGGGTTAAGCGTGCAGCAAGCCGAGTACATCCAAGAACTGAAAACGAAGAATGCAGAGTTGGCGCAAGCAGCAGAAGAGGAACAGTTGCTGACAGCGATGGTAGAAAAAATTCGCCAAGCTCAAGAGCTAGATACAATTTTCCAGAATGTGCTGCCAACTTTACGCAAACAACTACAGTGCGATCGCCTCGCAGTATTTCGCTTTAATCCCGACTGGGGTGTAGAGTTTATTGCCGAATCCGTAAAAGATCAATGGCTGTCTTTAGCTGGTTCCGACAGCAAAACGATTTGGATGGACGAGCACTTACAACAAACTCAGGGCGGACGCTATCGCAATTATGAAACCTTTGTTGTCGATGATATCTACACTGTCGGTCACGTTCAGTGCTACCTAGAGATATTAGAAAAAATCCAGGCCAAGGCTTACACGATCGCTCCTATCTTTATTGGAAGCAAACTCTGGGGCTTTTTAGCAGCATACCAAAATACTGGCCCTCGGCAGTGGAAATCCAAGGATGTGCAACTGTTGAGAAAAATAGCTGTGCAAATAGGTATAGGCTTGCAACAGGTTGAGTATATCGAACAGCTCAAGAAGAAGAATGCAGAGTTAGCCAGAACCGCAGAAGGGGAGCGAGCACTGACACGGCTGGCAGAAAAAATTCGCCAAGTTCAAGAGCTAGATACAATTTTCCGCAATGCTCTACCAGAATTGCGATCGCATTTACAATGCGATCGCCTAGCAGTGTATCGCTTCAATCCAGATTGGGGTGGGGAGTTTATTGCCGAATCCGTAAGTCGTGAATGGGTGGCTTTGGTTGGCCCCAATATCAAGACTGTATGGGAAGACGAACACCTACAACAAACCCAAGGTGGACGCTATCGCAACAACGAGACCTTTGTTATTAATGATATTTACACTGCTGGTCATGCCCAGTGCCACTTGAAAATTCTCGAGCAATTCCAGATTAGAGCCTATATCATCACCCCGATTATTGCCGGAAACAAGCTCTGGGGTTTGTTAGGAGCATATCAGAATAACGGGCCGCGGCAATGGCAAGATAATGAAGTCAACTTGGTAGCGAAAATCGGCACGCAGTTTGGGGTTGCCGTCCAGCAATCGCAATACTTACAACAAACCTTAAGCAAGAATGAGGAACTGATCAAACTGGCAGAACGGGAAGTAGCAAACGCCCGATTTTCCTATCGCCTGCCAAGTCGGTTAACAGAGATGGCCCAAAGTCATGGTAATGTTCTGGAATTTGTCCAGTTTGCCAGCCACGAACTTCGTCAACTGCTGAAAGTAGATCGAGTTGGAGTTTACCGTTTTGAGTCTGATTGGTCTGGAGAATTTGTCGTTGAGTCTGTGAGTGGGGATTGGCCTAAGCTTGTGGGAACTAGCCTTGCCAAAGTTAGAGATACCTATCTCCAGTACAACCAAGGAGGGCGTTATGCCCGCAAAGAAAGTTTGCGGGTTGACAATATATATACTGTCGGTCATGACGAATGTCACATCCAATTGTTAGAAATGTGGGGAACTAAAGCCTACATGATTTCTCCGATTTTTCAAGAAAATCGGCTATGGGGGCTGATGGGAGTTTATCAAAATAGCGCACCGCGCCAGTGGGAGCAATCCGAGGAGGATGTTCTTAACCAAACTAGCGTCCAGATTGGTGTTGCCCTGAATCTTGCAGAGTACTTACAACAGATGCGTATCCAAGAGCAGCAATTAGCAGAAGCAGCAGAGCGCGAACGCACCGCCCGAGAAAAACTGCAACAAGGAGCTATACGCGTTCTCATGGCTTTGGAACCATCCTTCAGGGGCGATCTCACGGTTCGCGCTCCCCTATCTGAAGATGAAATTGGGACAATTGCCGATGGTTACAACACTACGATCCAAAGTTTGCGCGATTTAGTCCGACAAGTGCAGATTGCTGCTGGTAGAGTGAGTGAAACTTCCAGCAATAACACTACCTCAGTAGTAAAACTATCTGACCAAGCTCAACAGCAGGCAGAACGGCTCGAACACGCTCTGGAACAATTACAAATGATGGTAACTTCCACCCAGGTAGTCGCTGCTGATGCCCAGAAAGTAGGACAGGCGGTTCAAAGAGCTAATAACACCGTCCAAGCTGGCGATTCTCTGATGGAAAGAACTGTAGATGGCATTTTGGAGATTCGGGAAACCGTGGCCGAAACAGCGAAGAAGATTAAACGCCTCGGTGAAGCTTCTCAGAAAATCTCGAAAGTAGTGAGTCTGATTGAAAACTTTGCCACTCAAACTAATTTGCTGGCACTCAATGCTGCGATCGAGGCTACCCGTGCCGGAGAGTATGGCAAAGGCTTTGCGGTGGTTGCAGATGAAGTTCGTTCCTTAGCTTATCAGTCGGCTAGTGCCACCACAGAAATTGAGCGACTCGTGGAAGAAATTCAAAATGGCACCAACGAAGTTACCCAAGCAATGGAAGTAGGGATTAGCCAAGTTGTCCAAGGCTCGAACTTGATCGATGAGACTCGTCATTCCCTGAGTGCGATCGTGGCAGCTACCAACGAAATTGGGGGACTGGTACAAGGAATTACCCAAGCAGTTTCCCATCAAAGTCAGCAATCTCAGATATTGACAGAGGCGATGACGGATGTTTCGGCGATCGCCCGCAAGACTTCAGAAAGTGCCATCCACATTTCCGAGTCTTTTGAGGAACTGCTGATGACTTCACAACAACTGGAAACCAGCGTTAGCCAGTTCAAAGTTGACTAA
- a CDS encoding hybrid sensor histidine kinase/response regulator yields MNPDPSNQEQLEQAFLAEAAELLQTIEQSLIGLLDEKTIEKVHALMRSAHTIKGSAASVGQETIKTIAHHLEDVFQALYAPELEIDPELGALLLDAYECLRTPLSATLMGLSCNEAEILDRTASIFAQLQHKLGDFFGREAPLPSSEELGFDVVESIFSGSVLQDLQQLEADIQSQDPQQIQTTLNSQAEFFAELAASYGLSGLEEIAQATLKALNQHPGKVLQIAQVALENFKAAQAAVLAGDRTQGGEISPQLREWAGLTIPVPEPQKQPVSIAAQPTQTTTTENKPSPLLSASESESIWSFFPKRTDNSVPKAPEVLEPISQDSVVVPSAIERILQSIWIGDPKTCYRYSDSDRPASPPAPSLQAQSSPSLPTIRVAIEQLDRLSHTIGELLINENQQNLQSNHIHKAARDTLLQFLYCQQQLSKVSTWSDRHLLLPERKQRHIHGSPRSVPTAEAQSNFDALEMDTYSELHILLQNLTEDMVQLGERIEAFNGLVQQSRFSLGKRKQLLSGAQSDLLQARMVPLGTVLNRFPRLLQQMVATYHKPVELKLGGTKVLVDKAISEQLYDPLLHMIRNAFDHGIEPIETRRQQGKPETGTITIQAYHQGNRTTIEVRDDGRGFNWESIRQRAMEKHLLTPEQAADASQDQLAELLFEPGFSTANQIGELSGRGIGLDVVRTKLQALQGSIVVRSISGQGTTFILQLPLSLTTARLLVCQSQGITYGLLSERISQVLLPQPEQIQVQQSLHGQGSQKFWQWGEGQSQQLVPIRPLANLLDYKYPLFTQDQNLTLSPFPVKQRNTVEPLLLLETEHQYLCLQVEQILVEQELVIKSLGRVLTLPSYIQGYSVLGNGSLTLIVDPLELVRQTWETDMMPTSPTSNLALLPAPEPVLALEGQQSELTITQLQQQPMEVNTAITQPNRLMVLVVEDSVVQRQSLVQTLQKAGYQALQAGDGREAIAQMLQHGDVDLVICDIEMPRMNGFEFLEHHRQDERLSGIPVVMLTTRSGQKHRQLALALGAKAYLTKPYSEQNFLTTIAELVNIP; encoded by the coding sequence ATGAACCCCGATCCCAGTAATCAAGAGCAGTTAGAGCAGGCTTTTCTTGCTGAAGCGGCAGAGTTGTTGCAAACCATTGAGCAGAGTCTTATCGGTTTACTTGATGAAAAAACCATAGAAAAAGTTCACGCCTTGATGCGAAGCGCCCATACTATCAAAGGGAGCGCTGCCAGTGTTGGGCAGGAAACGATTAAGACCATTGCCCATCATTTGGAAGATGTATTCCAGGCGTTATATGCTCCAGAACTGGAAATCGATCCAGAATTGGGAGCTTTGCTTCTAGATGCTTATGAGTGCCTGCGAACTCCATTGAGTGCAACCTTGATGGGCTTATCCTGCAATGAGGCAGAAATACTCGATCGAACTGCCTCAATCTTCGCCCAACTCCAACACAAACTAGGCGACTTTTTTGGTCGTGAGGCTCCGCTTCCCAGTTCGGAAGAACTTGGCTTTGATGTGGTAGAGTCAATCTTTTCCGGGAGTGTACTCCAGGATTTGCAACAACTTGAAGCTGACATTCAAAGCCAAGATCCGCAACAAATTCAAACAACACTCAACTCTCAAGCAGAATTTTTTGCCGAACTAGCAGCATCTTATGGCTTATCTGGATTGGAAGAAATTGCCCAGGCGACCCTAAAGGCGCTGAATCAGCATCCAGGCAAAGTATTGCAAATCGCTCAGGTGGCTTTAGAAAATTTTAAAGCAGCTCAAGCAGCAGTACTTGCAGGCGATCGCACTCAAGGGGGAGAGATATCTCCACAATTGCGAGAATGGGCAGGACTAACTATTCCTGTCCCAGAACCGCAAAAGCAGCCAGTTTCGATAGCTGCCCAACCAACACAAACAACTACAACTGAGAATAAGCCATCCCCTCTCCTCAGTGCGAGCGAATCGGAATCAATTTGGTCGTTTTTCCCGAAGCGGACTGATAACTCCGTACCGAAAGCACCGGAGGTACTGGAACCTATTTCTCAGGATTCGGTAGTAGTCCCTTCTGCCATAGAGCGGATTTTACAGTCAATCTGGATAGGAGATCCCAAAACATGTTACCGATACTCAGACTCAGATCGGCCAGCCTCTCCACCAGCGCCAAGCCTCCAAGCTCAATCATCACCATCACTTCCCACTATCCGAGTAGCGATAGAACAGCTTGATCGCCTCAGCCACACGATTGGGGAATTGCTAATCAACGAAAACCAACAAAACCTGCAATCTAACCACATCCACAAAGCCGCTCGAGACACTTTACTACAGTTTTTGTACTGTCAACAACAACTTAGTAAAGTTTCTACTTGGTCGGATCGACATCTGCTGCTCCCCGAACGCAAGCAGCGACATATACATGGATCTCCACGCTCAGTTCCAACTGCCGAGGCACAATCCAATTTTGATGCCTTAGAAATGGATACCTATAGCGAATTGCACATTCTCCTGCAAAATCTTACAGAAGACATGGTGCAATTAGGAGAACGGATTGAGGCTTTTAATGGCTTAGTTCAGCAATCTCGCTTCAGTCTCGGAAAGCGCAAGCAACTGCTTTCAGGAGCGCAGTCAGATTTGCTGCAAGCCAGAATGGTTCCACTGGGAACAGTGTTGAATCGATTTCCCCGGCTGCTGCAACAGATGGTAGCAACTTATCATAAGCCTGTTGAACTCAAGCTTGGCGGTACGAAGGTACTAGTGGATAAAGCCATTTCTGAGCAGCTGTACGATCCCTTGCTGCACATGATTCGCAATGCCTTCGATCACGGCATTGAACCGATAGAAACCCGCCGCCAGCAGGGTAAACCAGAAACCGGAACAATTACAATTCAAGCCTATCATCAAGGCAACCGCACTACTATTGAGGTACGAGATGATGGTCGAGGCTTTAACTGGGAATCCATTCGTCAGCGAGCTATGGAAAAACACCTGCTGACTCCCGAACAAGCCGCTGACGCCTCACAAGACCAACTGGCAGAGTTATTATTTGAACCAGGCTTTTCTACCGCTAACCAGATTGGTGAGTTATCTGGCCGTGGTATCGGCTTAGATGTCGTTCGCACTAAATTGCAAGCTTTACAAGGTTCGATTGTGGTGCGATCGATTTCAGGGCAAGGAACCACCTTCATCCTGCAATTGCCTCTGAGCTTGACAACAGCACGCTTGCTCGTTTGTCAATCTCAAGGTATTACTTATGGGTTGCTGTCTGAACGAATTAGCCAGGTTTTATTACCGCAGCCAGAGCAGATTCAAGTCCAGCAATCTTTACACGGGCAAGGCAGCCAAAAATTCTGGCAGTGGGGAGAAGGGCAAAGTCAGCAATTAGTTCCCATCCGCCCGCTTGCCAATTTGCTGGATTACAAATATCCTTTATTCACCCAAGACCAAAATTTGACCCTAAGTCCTTTTCCAGTCAAACAACGGAACACTGTCGAACCTCTGCTGCTGTTGGAAACAGAGCATCAATACCTGTGTTTGCAAGTCGAGCAGATTTTAGTCGAGCAGGAATTAGTAATTAAATCCCTCGGCAGAGTCCTGACTTTACCTAGTTACATCCAAGGCTACAGCGTGTTGGGAAATGGGAGTCTTACCCTAATCGTTGACCCGTTGGAGTTAGTTCGGCAAACCTGGGAGACAGATATGATGCCGACTTCCCCGACATCTAATCTTGCACTATTGCCCGCGCCTGAGCCTGTTCTTGCTCTAGAGGGTCAGCAATCCGAGCTAACTATAACGCAACTGCAACAACAGCCGATGGAAGTCAATACAGCCATTACTCAACCTAACCGACTGATGGTGTTGGTGGTGGAAGATTCGGTTGTACAAAGGCAAAGTTTGGTGCAGACGCTCCAGAAAGCCGGTTATCAAGCGTTGCAAGCAGGCGATGGTCGAGAGGCGATCGCGCAAATGCTTCAACACGGTGATGTAGATTTAGTGATTTGTGACATTGAAATGCCGCGTATGAATGGATTTGAGTTTTTAGAACACCATCGCCAAGACGAGCGTTTGTCCGGGATTCCTGTGGTGATGCTGACTACCCGTAGCGGACAGAAGCACCGCCAATTAGCTTTAGCTCTAGGAGCGAAAGCTTACCTGACCAAACCCTATTCAGAACAGAACTTCTTAACCACGATCGCCGAACTAGTTAATATTCCTTAG
- a CDS encoding chemotaxis protein CheW, with amino-acid sequence MLNTPFPFKRLSSAGSERDSLRVVVFAIADYLFALPVGAVLKVIACPPISSTVESGIGMVDLGTQTITIVDLRQKFISQVQAQQAHQVLSAVDTSGRFLLLTQTRTGEICGIPVDKPPALIDIPLSAVRPVPWSYRQVAELSCVSHMAVLSVAPNEEPLKVLLLGMSQILADKLGLPGTTHQTLALGLTSGEQRQRFLRFSLGNQGSGLLPFHSLLDIFHLASQEISPAPALPSWILGFYNWQGQMLRLVDLEHLLGYAPLLKRQSRPEKPMVLVLELQNQVIGFLVAHVYDVEWQDLQQAQSAPTDFSPNKLLNFVRGILPGDRWILDTRAIAQTLQWQTH; translated from the coding sequence ATGCTTAACACTCCCTTTCCGTTTAAGCGATTATCTAGCGCTGGGAGCGAACGCGACTCACTGCGAGTTGTTGTTTTTGCGATCGCAGACTATTTATTTGCCCTGCCAGTTGGTGCAGTTCTTAAAGTAATTGCTTGTCCACCGATTAGCAGTACGGTTGAAAGTGGTATCGGGATGGTTGATTTGGGAACGCAAACCATTACGATTGTGGACTTGCGCCAGAAGTTCATTTCGCAAGTACAAGCCCAACAGGCGCATCAAGTTCTCTCTGCGGTTGACACTTCAGGACGCTTCTTACTTCTGACTCAAACGCGGACTGGGGAAATTTGTGGCATTCCTGTGGACAAGCCCCCTGCCTTAATTGATATTCCTTTGTCAGCAGTGCGTCCGGTGCCTTGGTCTTATCGGCAAGTGGCGGAGTTAAGCTGTGTTAGCCACATGGCTGTTTTGTCTGTAGCACCAAACGAGGAACCACTCAAAGTACTTCTTCTAGGCATGAGCCAGATATTGGCTGATAAGTTGGGGTTGCCCGGAACAACCCACCAAACCTTGGCTCTTGGGCTGACATCAGGCGAACAACGGCAAAGATTTCTCCGTTTTTCTTTGGGGAATCAAGGAAGTGGATTGCTACCATTTCACTCATTACTGGATATTTTTCATCTCGCTAGCCAAGAAATTTCCCCAGCTCCGGCCTTACCAAGTTGGATTTTAGGTTTCTATAATTGGCAAGGACAGATGCTGCGGCTGGTTGACTTGGAACATTTGCTTGGTTATGCGCCACTTTTGAAGCGGCAGTCACGACCAGAAAAGCCAATGGTTCTGGTTCTCGAACTGCAAAATCAGGTAATCGGGTTTTTGGTGGCTCATGTCTACGATGTAGAGTGGCAGGATTTACAGCAAGCACAATCGGCACCAACCGACTTTTCCCCAAACAAACTGCTAAATTTTGTTCGAGGTATTCTGCCAGGCGATCGCTGGATTTTAGACACCAGAGCCATCGCCCAGACATTGCAATGGCAAACCCACTGA